From a single Solanum dulcamara chromosome 4, daSolDulc1.2, whole genome shotgun sequence genomic region:
- the LOC129887793 gene encoding lignin-forming anionic peroxidase-like, translated as MSFLRFIVSVFFLISIFGASNAQLSATFYATTCPNATEIVRGVMQQTQSTDVRAGAKIIRLHFHDCFVNGCDGSILLDNANGILSEKDAAANVGAGGFDIVDNIKTALENVCPGVVSCADILALASEIGVALVGGPTWQVLLGRRDSLTANRSGVASDIPSPFESLDVMRPQFTNKGMDITDLVALSGAHTFGRARCGTFEQRLFNFSGSGSPDPTINSTFLPTLQGTCPQGGNNGNTFANLDLTTPDNFDNDYYKNLQTQQGLLQTDQELFSTSGSDTIAIVNRYASSQSQFFNDFASSMIKLGNIGVLTGTNGEIRTDCKRVN; from the exons ATGTCTTTTTTAAGATTTATTGTTTCAGTTTTCTTCTTGATTTCAATTTTCGGAGCATCGAATGCTCAATTAAGTGCTACATTTTATGCTACTACTTGTCCTAATGCTACAGAAATTGTACGTGGTGTCATGCAGCAAACTCAAAGTACCGATGTTCGTGCTGGTGCCAAAATTATTCGCCTTCATTTTCACGATTGCTTCGTTAAC gGTTGTGATGGGTCCATTTTGCTAGATAATGCAAATGGGATTCTAAGTGAAAAAGATGCAGCTGCAAATGTAGGTGCTGGAGGATTTGATATTGTGGATAATATTAAAACTGCGTTGGAAAATGTGTGTCCTGGTGTTGTTTCTTGTGCTGATATTTTAGCACTTGCATCTGAAATTGGAGTTGCCTTG GTTGGAGGTCCAACATGGCAAGTTCTTTTAGGAAGAAGAGATAGCTTAACAGCAAATAGAAGTGGAGTTGCCAGTGATATCCCAAGCCCATTTGAAAGCCTTGATGTTATGAGACCACAATTCACCAACAAAGGAATGGATATAACTGATCTTGTTGCTCTATCAG gGGCACATACATTTGGGAGAGCAAGATGTGGCACATTTGAGCAAAGGCTTTTCAACTTTAGTGGAAGTGGTAGCCCTGATCCAACAATAAACTCAACATTTTTACCAACACTACAAGGAACTTGTCCACAAGGTGGAAACAATGGGAATACTTTTGCAAATCTTGATCTAACAACTCCAGATAATTTTGATAACGATTATTACAAAAATCTTCAAACTCAACAAGGATTACTTCAAACTGATCAAGAATTGTTTTCGACATCGGGATCCGATACGATCGCGATAGTGAATCGTTACGCGAGTAGTCAGAGCCAGTTCTTCAATGATTTTGCTAGCTCGATGATTAAATTAGGAAATATCGGTGTGTTAACGGGAACTAATGGAGAGATTAGGACAGATTGTAAGAGggttaattag